GCGCGGGCTGCTGGAGGACCAGACCCTGCGCGCCGACCTGATCATCACCACCGGCGGTACCGGTGCCGGCCCCGGTGACATGATCCGGCGGGTGCTGTCCCGTCGGGACGGCGGCCGGGCCAGCCCGGTGACCTTCATGGAGGTCGCCCTCTATCCCGGAAGTGCCCTCGGATTCGGTACGGTCGGTGCCGAGGAGGTGCCGGTGGTCTGTCTGCCCGGTGATCCCGGCGCGGCGTTGATCGGTTTCGAGGTGCTGGCCCGCCCGGCGATCCAGTTGCTTGCCGGCGCCGAGCCGGTGTTCCGGCCCAGTGTCCGGGCACACCTGCTGGAGACGGTCTCCTCGCCGGCCGGGCTGCGCGAGTTCCGGCCGGCCCACGTGGCGGAGCGGCGGGGCGGGGGCTATACCGTGCAGCCGCTGCGCGGTGGGCCGTACACACTCTCCGGGCTGGCCGAGGCCAACGGACTGGTGGTGCTCGGCGAGCGGGTGACCAGCGCGGCGGCCGGTTCCACCGTGGACGTACTGCTGTTGGACCGGCGTCGGTGACGCCCGACCGGTCGTCGCCGAGGAGGGTACCGGGACTGGTGCGGGGACGAGGACAACAGCCGTGAACTTCACCGTGACGCCGGGCTGGCCGGTCGTACTCCGGGACGGTCCGGTGCTGCTGCGGCCGTACCGGCGGTCGGACGCGGCCAGCTGGTCCGAGGTGCGCCGGGTCAACCAGGCCTGGCTGGCGCCCTGGGAGTCGTCCCCGCCCGGCCGTTGGGGCGAACTGAACTCGCCGGCCGCGTTCCGGTTCGTGCACCGCGACCAGCGCCGGCAGGCACGTCGGGGCGAGAGCATGCCGTTCGCGGTGTGCCTGGTCGAGGCGAGTGGCCGGGAGCGGCTGGTCGGGCACCTCAACCTCGGCAACATCGTGCGTCGGGCCTTCTGCTCGGCGTACGTCGGGTACTGGGTGGACGGTCGGGTGGCGGGGCGTGGCGTGATCCCCACCGCGATGGCGCTCGCCGTCGACCACGGCTTCGGCCCGGGTGGGCTGCACCGG
The nucleotide sequence above comes from Plantactinospora soyae. Encoded proteins:
- a CDS encoding GNAT family N-acetyltransferase codes for the protein MNFTVTPGWPVVLRDGPVLLRPYRRSDAASWSEVRRVNQAWLAPWESSPPGRWGELNSPAAFRFVHRDQRRQARRGESMPFAVCLVEASGRERLVGHLNLGNIVRRAFCSAYVGYWVDGRVAGRGVIPTAMALAVDHGFGPGGLHRIEVNIRPENGPSRRVVEKLGFREEAYHPRYMHIDGAWRDHIGYAMTSEDVAAEGGLLARWHRLRTAAS